In one Hyla sarda isolate aHylSar1 unplaced genomic scaffold, aHylSar1.hap1 scaffold_2194, whole genome shotgun sequence genomic region, the following are encoded:
- the LOC130320306 gene encoding histone H2A type 1, with amino-acid sequence MSGRGKQGGKVRAKAKTRSSRAGLQFPVGRVHRLLRKGNYAERVGAGAPVYLAAVLEYLTAEILELAGNAARDNKKTRIIPRHLQLAVRNDEELNKLLGGVTIAQGGVLPNIQAVLLPKKTESSKAAKSK; translated from the coding sequence ATGTCTGGACGCGGCAAACAAGGAGGAAAGGTTCGGGCTAAGGCAAAGACCCGCTCATCCCGGGCAGGACTCCAGTTCCCCGTCGGTCGTGTACATAGGCTTCTCCGCAAAGGGAACTACGCCGAGAGGGTGGGCGCCGGTGCTCCCGTATACCTGGCCGCTGTGCTGGAGTATTTAACCGCTGAGATCCTGGAATTGGCCGGTAATGCCGCCCGGGACAACAAGAAGACCCGCAtcatcccccgtcacctgcagctggccgtgcgcaatgacgaggagcTGAACAAGCTGCTGGGTGGGGTGACCATCGCCCAGGGAGGCGTCCTCCCCAACATCCAGGCCGTGCTGCTGCCCAAGAAGACCGAGAGCAGCAAAGCGGCCAAGAGCAAGTGA
- the LOC130320305 gene encoding histone H2B 1.1, producing MPDPAKSAPAPKKGSKKAVTKTQKKDGKKRRKTRKESYAIYVYKVLKQVHPDTGISSKAMGIMNSFVNDIFERIAGEASRLAHYNKRSTITSREIQTAVRLLLPGELAKHAVSEGTKAVTKYTSAK from the coding sequence ATGCCTGATCCCGCCAAGTCTGCTCCAGCGCCCAAGAAAGGCTccaagaaagccgtgaccaagacTCAGAAGAAGGACGGCAAGAAGCGtaggaagaccaggaaggaaaGCTATGCCATCTACGTGTACAAGGTGCTCAAGCAGGTCCACCCTGACACCGGCATCTCCTCCAAGGCCATGGGCATCATGAACTCCTTTGTGAATGATATCTTCGAGCGCATCGCAGGGGAAGCCTCCCGCCTGGCTCACTACAACAAGCGCTCCACCATCACCTCCCGGGAGATCCAGACCGCCGTGCGCCTGCTGCTGCCTGGAGAGCTGGCCAAGCACGCCGTGTCCGAGGGCACCAAGGCCGTCACCAAGTACACCAGCGCCAAGTAA
- the LOC130320308 gene encoding histone H3 — MARTKQTARKSTGGKAPRKQLATKAARKSAPATGGVKKPHRYRPGTVALREIRRYQKSTELLIRKLPFQRLVREIAQDFKTDLRFQSSAVMALQEASEAYLVGLFEDTNLCAIHAKRVTIMPKDIQLARRIRGERA, encoded by the coding sequence ATGGCCAGGACCAAGCAGACCGCTCGTAAATCCACCGGAGGGAAAGCTCCCCGCAAGCAGCTGGCTACCAAGGCCGCAAGGAAGAGCGCTCCCGCCACTGGTGGGGTGAAGAAGCCTCACCGCTACCGTCCAGGTACAGTGGCTCTCCGtgaaatccgccgctaccagaagTCCACTGAGCTGCTGATCCGGAAGCTCCCCTTCCAGCGCCTGGTGAGAGAGATCGCCCAGGACTTCAAGACCGATCTTCGCTTCCAGAGCTCGGCGGTCATGGCCCTGCAGGAGGCCAGCGAGGCTTACCTGGTGGGACTCTTTGAGGACACCAATCTGTGCGCCATCCACGCCAAGAGGGTCACCATCATGCCCAAAGACATCCAGCTGGCCCGCAGGATCCGTGGGGAGCGAGCTTAG